A stretch of Lactuca sativa cultivar Salinas chromosome 6, Lsat_Salinas_v11, whole genome shotgun sequence DNA encodes these proteins:
- the LOC128126717 gene encoding uncharacterized protein LOC128126717, which produces MLYFEDNDDPCNLFSRYLDTASYATCSYKSRNYYENILSSTGTCEISHFSSSADKKVYNFSKVIFKRIISAEEWGLSTLREREFLHPEQKISIKYNFWDYIDNLYKAFLYENPKRKHSWFFKICDQVYKQKLPNWFTQWWISYGPSIQILPEPFKSLYVEWLHVAPKYKEALEHSNGGREVIHTLDFFIEFSIPWIWKWIPEVDYSPNTFPSLQKSYLTKFWAKMLQKDLTSNEINSKQTIDNINQAILKYKSQKEFLSHKEQSNSFNPYEKVLNSIKAQGNSSPSKDEIIKTYFRQMKEDLLQNINKQSSDSSMLSTGNDDNCLAGESQPLDDNNDIMDECTVEDAFATIEDMILEKLQKKKTKT; this is translated from the coding sequence ATGTTATATTTTGAGGATAATGATGATCCATGTAATTTATTTTCCAGATATTTGGATACCGCGTCATACGCAACATGTTCTTACAAATCAAGAAATTATTATGAAAATATTCTAAGTTCTACAGGTACATGTGAAATCTCACATTTCTCCTCTTCAGCAGACAAGAAAGTTTATAACTTCAGCAAAGTAATATTCAAACGGATTATATCTGCAGAGGAATGGGGTTTAAGCACCCTCAGGGAAAGAGAATTTCTCCACCCTGAACAAAAGATCTCAATAAAATACAATTTCTGGGATTATATCGACAACTTATATAAAGCTTTTCTTTATGAAAATCCAAAAAGGAAACATTcctggtttttcaaaatttgtgACCAAGTTTATAAACAAAAGTTGCCAAATTGGTTTACACAATGGTGGATATCATATGGTCCAAGTATTCAAATTCTACCTGAACCATTCAAATCTTTATATGTTGAATGGCTACATGTAGCTCCGAAATACAAGGAGGCTCTTGAACATTCCAATGGGGGAAGAGAAGTAATACATACTCTAGATTTTTTCATAGAATTCTCAATTCCTTGGATTTGGAAATGGATCCCAGAAGTCGATTATAGTCCTAATACGTTCCCATCTTTACAAAAGTCATATCTTACAAAATTTTGGGCAAAGATGTTACAAAAAGATCTGACTTCAAATGAGATAAATTCTAAACAAACGATTGATAATATCAATCAAGCAATTTTGAAATATAAATCACAAAAAGAATTTTTATCCCATAAGGAACAATCCAACAGTTTTAATCCTTATGAGAAGGTATTGAACTCCATCAAAGCACAAGGAAATTCCTCTCCATCAAAAGATGAAATTATCAAGACCTATTTCCGTCAAATGAAAGAAGACCTGCTTCAGAACATCAATAAACAATCGTCAGATAGCTCCATGTTATCTACAGGCAATGATGACAACTGTCTTGCAGGAGAATCTCAGCCACTTGATGATAATAATGACATTATGGACGAATGTACTGTCGAAGATGCTTTTGCCACTATTGAAGATATGATATTGGAAAAGCTACAAAAGAAAAAGACAAAAACTTAA